The sequence taaacaggaGAAGAGACTTTTTAAACACACATTAGCAGATAAAGGGTAGTTTAgtgagtcaaaaaaaaacaaaaaaaaaaactaattaacaaattaaaattgttttgttttcttttctttccttcttgTAGTCTACCTGTCTCCTGAGCAAGTTTAGTCTTCTGTTAGCTTGTACATATCTGAAAATAGTGCCCCCAATTCACACTCATTTCCATCAGTCACTGGGTCAGGATTGAGTCAGGATTGCACTCGTACAGCAAAATGTGTAACagccacaaaacaacaaaacaaacaaataaaataaaacacaaattagtctatagtggcattcattataaacaacataCAAATGTCAAGctaaaatgaaatgctaaattattatttttcaagcaTTGGGCTCCTGACATTTgaatgctaaattattatttttcatcatgTAAACAAGGCTTTGTACTTCACTCATGTTCCAATATCCAAAACATAATCcttcacatgcacaaaaataaGTAAATCCCCATGATCTGTTGTTTATGCTGATATTTTCGGATATAAAGCTAAAGCCCTGAAAGagagaagagggaaaaaaaagttgtcGGCCAGGAAAATAATCTAAGTGAACAAAAtgctgttattatatattatccaTTATAAAATTGTCTATGCTGCATGCAAGTTCAGGCTAACTCAAAAACTTGCATACACAAGCTGAGACCTGATTCAGATAAAAACCAAATTTGCCAATGAtcaattatcacaattaaaagaccTGGTATCCATCAAATTTTCTATGATGCACAATTTTGCCCTTTACTGTCGGGACTTTGGACAAGCATTTTTGATTGGTACTCTAGTCTAAGGCCTATAACACAGCTCTTAGCCTTCCAAAAACTTTACAACTGGCCCTTACTCTGGGTATGTTCGTGGCCAAGAGACTTACATAAAAGAACTGGAAGTCATCTCTGTCATACTAATGGAAAGACTGGAAAGATTTTTGAGGTCTAACTCCATTGAAAAGTTTTACGCTGTCTGGGGATTATTTCTTGGATATTTAGACAAACTCCAACCAACGTCTAATGTTTCCTTTGAGGGTTGAGATGTACATTATCTTTGGGCATTCCAGATGATTAAATGTTTTGCAGCTCTTTACCATGGAACCTCTAGTTACTAGTTTactagttgttattattattattattattacatgtattttttattttaattttttaatttgtttttattttttactttattttagttctttttatttctttgtgagtgtgtgtgcagtacaatgttgtttgtttgttatgtgtgGTACTTTGAAAAATTACAAAGCTGTTATGTTGATGTTCTCCCATTCTTGTGGATATTATTACCCATATCCTGCATTAtctcatatatttaataaaactgctGCCAAAAGATCAACACTTCTCTGTCTGCTATtatagtttaaaagtttgagatAAAAAGGGGTAGGGCCTATAAGATGAAATCCAGTGGAGGTGGGCCTTGtagaacaaaataatataaagctACTGTACAGCAGCTCATATCCTCAGAAGACAAGGGAATCTAGAAACAGTATGTAAATGGATATTTCATaatgtaatattgaattaaaatattatatactgcattttttatttttaatgcaaaatgcatttgtttcTCTTCAACAGGAAAATGATTTTGCAAAGTTTGAACATCACTCTGGTTTTTACCAGTTATGGACCTCCTGGTGCACTTAACTATGGAGTTTTTGTAATCTCTCTTGTAGTATATCTTACAactgtttttgcaaatataaCACTGATGCTGGTGATCTGCTTGGACACATCTCTCCATAAGCCCATGTACATATTCTTATTCAACCTGGCTGTTAATGGACTAATCGGATCCTCTGCTGTGCTTCCTAAAATATTGGAGAATCTTATTGATGATATAaaagatatactgtatactgACTGTATTCtgcaagtattttttattaatgtttatggaACATGTGCTTATGCAATACTGACACTTATGGCATATGATAGATATGTTTCAATTTGCAAGCCTCTACAATATCACAATATCATGACTCCGGCTAAAATTAGACTTCTGCTTTTTATTGTATACTGTGTTCCTGTCTGCTCTCTAGCTGTACAGGTTTATCTTACTTCAAGGCTGCCAATGTGCAGGTATACAATAAACAAGCTCTTTTGTGACAATTTGGCAGTTGTTAATCTCTCATGTGTCAAAAATACCTGGGGAGACCTGTATGGCATATGTCTGGTACTTATTTTTGTTGTTCTACCTCTAATCTTTGTCATCTTATCATATGTGCGGATATTATTTGTCTCTTTGAAGGCATCAGTAAGTGCCCGAAAAAAGGCTCTAAAAACATGCACACCACACTTgattacttttataaatttttcaCTGGCCTCTCTTTTTTCTGTGATATACAATCGATTTAACATCAATCTTTCAAAGGAAGTTAATGTGTTTATGTCGATTCATTTTATCCTCATCCCTCCCCTTCTACATCCACTTATTTATGGAATTAGAACAAAGGAGATCAGCAATAGcatcacaaaaatatttcaaagaaaaatacttgcacttagttttaatttaaaaactgagcAAAGGTGTAATGATGCACTGTTTATTTCTACTAAATAAGTTGCAAGTTTATATGAACTCATTTGAATgtcttattttacatttgtacattGTTTTCAATCTTTGGATGGACTCTGaaattgtatgtgtgtatctgaTATTTACagtttgcatgcatttatttataaatttgataatatatgtataaacagATTCCTATGTTTCCTCAaattttatgtggaaaaaaagtgtGAATAGAAATAAGTTTTTATTCAGGAGAGAAGAACGTGGAACATAGAAAAAAGGATGTTCTCTTCAGATTTATTGTAACCACTGATACTTTATTCTAGAAATGATATATCAtttactgtgtatttattttaaacacttaaatgtgtaaaaaaacaaacaaaaaaaaaacaaacaaaggttGTTACTAGTATTATAAAAGTGCCATAatcattattttgataaaaagtAAGCATATAATTCCATGATCTGGAACACAGTGCCCTTCAGATACGTTCTTTTTAATTGTATGCAACCCTTTTCTTGTGAGTAGACCCCGGAAATGTTtctttctgtcattattttctttctttctttctttctttctttctttctttctttctttctttctttctttctcaaagaaataaaaaattgtttattcatCTGTGTATAATGTATTAACTTACTAGCAGttaaaacaaatgaacattttagTTTAATTCAATCATTATGGTGCTACTGGTTTAAGAAAACATGTTTGCAGCCTATATCTTTGACAGTGTCTTTTCCACTTTTTGAACACACCACAATCTCTGAACACATTGTTTAAACAAAGTCTGTTCACTTTTCTATCAGTTTTTAgctttcatcattttcttcttcttttttttttccagccatcATGCCATACAAATCCTAGTAATCTTAGGTATATACCCCAATCTAGGGTGTAGGAAAGCTTTCACCACATTAGGTGAAACTCCAAACATGAAAGGGCAACTTAAAGGGCCTGAAGGTCTCCTACTCTCTTAAGAGATTTAATAGTCAGCAGAAAaacagttccctttcaagggaacttcgaactgcgtacTCTAGGGGtagctatggggaacgcctcgtcgtgacccatgtctgaagcatacaatggaaaaacaccaacaagttggctggcgacagcccctgacgtcactaccagtgcaattatagaaaaaaataggtgccgggagaacacgtcattttcttcttcatcttcactgactgttctgtttgaagcgtgcatttATACGTGGTAAAAGCGATCATTCTCTATTAATCATGGCGACTACTAACAAAGCATTTAGAcagtgtgtgcatctgtgtcatcgttatttgacacccgatgacacacacaatctttgcgtTGTTTGGGTGAAGAGAACACACGTGATGTCCTTGAGGgagcaatctgcgtgcattgtgagcgtttttaaaggaaaaagctccgctctcatttgtctctcttttcgaggaaaggggggcagccatctgcttcccgtgGTTTAGGACCTGCCGCTGCTGAGGTACGGAGGAGAATAAGCCTGTGGGGATCACAGGTGGATCTGgctgaggagtttagagagggactttccctttcgcacTTGTTGGCTGTGGACGAGAGAGAGCCGCTGGAGGATGATGTTATTTCCTTAACACTTTCCGTTCCAGAggctagtgctctgctgggttcggcccaggaagagcaggagatgtccgaggatggtgaagaagctgaggctgagccttctcaatcctcCTGCACTGCATATgaagagctgttggaggttatggatcgcgccacggCAAAGTTGGACTTAACATGGAAGCGTACTAGCATGGTGATGCCACGAGGTTGTCTCAACGAGCTTAtctttctgaccatagccctccaactcaggtgagccttccatttctgcctgatctccatacagagatcgacaAGGAATGGAAGAGGCTGTTTTCTTCTCACATATATCGTACGTCAGCATacgagttatgccaacatcgagaCGAagcggctatgagaggatgccccctgtaggagagacgctggctagctatctctctgtAGGGGAGACGTCCTTTCTtaaatctccctccttgccatttAATTCCCCTTCAggatacatctcgcttaaatggcaaggcatacgcagcagcaggtcaggctgtggcttcatTGCACACGATGGCGGTGCTTCAATcatatcaggctgatctgctgaaagacctggataaaggcgagggCCTTTCCCCTGATCAGGCAGCTGAGCTCTgccgcaccacagatctctctctccATGCTACCATGGTGGTAACAGAGAGACATCTGTGTGTGAACCTGGCAGATATCAAGAAGAAAGAAAGGGGCTTTCTTCTCAATGCTCCAGTTTCGCCTTCCGAACTTTTCGGTTCCTCCATTGAGACGGTagtcgagaagttcagggaggcaaAAGTGCACTCAGCGGCCTTCAGATCCTGTCCACAAAGGTCCATGTCTGAGcctgaacaacataggggtcctggtccATCTCGGTCTGAGGGATCAGagatgggcacagaaggctagtgtcgcatggtcctcccccacctgcgggtagGGGTCGGAGGAATTGCAGGTAAAAGGAAGGTAGGCaagacctaagggatgtgatccagacaaggCATCAGCGCCTTTGTCTGAATCAGAGCGATATGTGAGTATCTACTCATTCCCTTTGGAGGTTTTACATCTGCCCTTATCTTCCCTTTCCTAATTCCcctataaccaccagctctccacctgaccgaggttaggtggaaacttcttgcataacagtctcctattctggacctatgatgtttttgggaccaccttactgatggtccggactaaagggAGGCTCCAGCGCAGGAACCAGGATGGGTGAGTATGATccattctatatatacatatatgtattaatttgctggtggttatgtgtgtatTAATCCTGTGAGATTTCTTTGCAGTGCTCAACTCGGAGTGTTTCCTAAACACTCGTGGATATTATGTCCAGCTGGTGTGATAGCCCTGATTCCGGCTTCATGCTTCCTGGATCATGCGGCCAGGTCATAGGCTTCTGCAGGAGACTGCAAAGAATTTcctggatgtccggccaggtcaccctggtCACCTGGATATCCCTTCTTGATGACACATCGAGCGGGAAGTAAAGGTGGCATTTGCGAGAATCTGCTTGTATAATGCTGTCTCAGGCAgtgctcccctcgccagaggaTTGTAAATatgagcttgcctctcccatgCGGTTCggcacctctgcgatgcttaggaagcttaagtacacacgctaagctctgtgtaatTTCTGAAATTCAtatggtggtaagtgtgcacgttgaacactttgcacactttctaaaatccacgtaagtggtaaaTGTGCTCGCAagactttgcacactttctgaaatcctgaaCGGTAAGGGTTACGGGCTCAGCTTCGTTCCCTTTCTTCGAGTTGGTttgaccttggttccttgggctccactcaaccagcGTGTCTTTATTTTACACTTCAAGCATCGTTTCCCTCAGCATGAAGGGCTATTCTGGGCATGGCGCTTCCCCTTAAGTGCCTCTCTGCCCTTCTGAGGAGTTGAATTCCTCACTCCGTGGGCTGTTcttgtggtagtttagcagcgctcccttTTACCTGAAAGGGttgcctatgagcgcgctactctctTTCTGAATTTGGAGTTCTCCTCTCACGTGAGAATTGAGTTTTCTGTTTTCCCCAAGAGCACCTGGCAACCAGCAGCATCAGGTGAACTAGGCAATTTCTTTCGGTTTTTGGCTAGCTTACAGTATGCTTACCCTTCTGATTCCCTCGATCAGGCTGTAGGTGATCCCACCCCCTCCCTCTTTGATAGTTGGGTTTGTGCTCCCTCAGTGAGGTAGCCTACTGCTGGCCATTCCAGAACTGGAACATGCTGCAGGCTGAGCCCCATCTCTCGTGAGAGCTGGGTTGTACTCCCTCAGCTAAGTAAATTATTGATAGCTGTTGCAGCTTTGGAACATGCGGTAGGTCGAGCTCCCCTCTTGAGAGTTGGGTGTTTGCCCTTCCCCTCAGCTAGATATTTACTGCTAGCTGCTCTAGCATTATTACCATGGATCGAGTTTATGACTCTCAAATCTGTTGTTTTTGgcatgcaccattccatctatgagctgctctttcagagtgcCACAAGAGCCCCTTAGAACAGTGTCTTAAAAATCCATGTTATAGTAAATGCACATGTGAaatctttgcgcactttctaaaatccacatagtgGTAGGTTTGCACGCTATttctctgcgttctttctaaaatcctatatggtgagggatTCGCATGGTTGCTTCGTGCCATTTCTTGAGCTGGTAAGCCCAGTTCATCTTGGgcaccactccacctatgtatcctcaggATACCTATTTAAACAGGGTGTGGtactagggatctgttgagacagttccttcaTCAAGCTTATGCAAAAAAGAGcgagcggtagcccctgtgtgacaggccaaGACTTAGTATATTGCTAAGCTCTTGGTCGtattcctttaaaggaatctATCTTGATTCCAAGCTttgagctctaccccgggcccAGGAGTCTGGTCCTAACAGGTAAgtttgggtatgtagcctaggccaTTGGCGTAAGGGATAATGCCACTGACAGCCAtctaacgtcccaggggcaactcccatggaaatggtagagttggtacttagtacTCGCCATGGTTTTGGCCttcactcccctcagcatggtggcatgggtatactgttccccatagcgacccctagaggatgcagttcgaagttcccttgaaagggattgtctcaggttacgaatgtaaccacggttccctgagtagggcacgagacactgcgtcctctagctttCCTGCAATGATtaggacgcaagcttcagacgaagaagtgaatgacgtgttctcccggcgcCTATTTATTCTATAGTCGCACCAGTAGTGACGTCAGGGCCTGTCGCCAGCCAACATGTTCGTGTTTTtccattgtatgcttcagacacgggtcacgatgaggcgttccccatagtgacccctagaggacacagtgtcttgttccctactcagggaaccatagTTACATTCGTGAcctgagatgatttttttttttgaatgacacAATAAAATTGTCATATCCCAAGAACACAAGGACCCAAAGTAGACAGACCCTCTCTAGAACTTCTAGGAGCAGATCAATTGGGAGTAAGGCATATAGATGCATCCTTGGCTATGTCTGCACCATGGCATCCAACCCTAGCTGGGCTGAATCAATAGTGGGTCATTTCTTATGATGCAAACAGGTCAACTTCTGCCAGACCAAATTATATCCAAATTAACTCCACCACCTTGGGGTGGAGGCTTCATTCCCTGGGCCTTAGGCTGATGATAGATGgagcaactttttgagcaatgttgccaggCAAAATCGCGTCAAATAAGCATCTTGAAACCACAGGACTTCCTCATATGAGTAAGAATGACATCTCAAGCCGCCAACTGCTCTGATTGAGCCAGAATCCACCAATCATTGATGTAGATCTTCCTCTCCATTTCTATAAACAGAACAGCAGCAGAGCAATCGTGGTAATGCGTACAGATGAAGCCTCTGTCACTCCCGCACCATGGCAGAGCTGGGTGCTTGAGGAAAAAACATAGCAAAAATAAGTGATCCCTTGAGATGCGAACAGGTCCTTTCACCTGAACTTCCTCCAAATTGACTCCTTATCCTCATTGTTTTGGGGTGGAGTCTCAATTTCCTTCAACAATTTCATTGATAGGATGTCTGCTCCCTTATTCAGGTAATCAGGGACATAAACTgctgtagggtcaaaaattatcaaagacttctgttttcctgtcccaaactatcttgagtaacaaaagggccatttggcattcctgaaggcacagaattgctgatatcgatcaaggcctgtaggccaacatgtttatacatcaggggtctgctaattgtcacacctttagcacagtgggtgaagctgtagtctgctgattggtcagtttgaatgtctcacatttgggtttcagtcacatggtcaaggaagggataaaagaagactgtaaatgttactctggctctttctctctgctggcttttctttgctggagctctcttctcagggctctgccctctgccctctgccctctgccctctctccctcttttttctccctctctccatcttcccctctctctttctctctcaggtaatattttacatacatgttaggtacatttaactatatgttttactacccttcattaatttgtaaccaattcaagtgtaagcataacaaaatattgttattaaaccatttcaattattaattatgtgctaactaatcttgattcaatattaactttgaagtgctacctattgcaatacaatatagtcacttaatagcaacgctctcccacatatttagctattgtaactgcgcttatttccgtcgttggtataagtggcagtgggtggtaacagactagaaatgtacagttttataccattgtgctgataacgtttctttaAATCATTAtccaatcctacagcctgaaccactgtagggaaatcACCCTTACACTGCCCTCAGTAAGACTGTCCAGGCTTGCCCTAAGCCTAAAGGAGGATCTGATGTGCCAGTCTGCAAAAAGAGTGTAACCACAGACGCCCTGATATTTTGTATACAAGACTACTGATGTGTTGTCTGAACGGACAAGAATATGATAGCCTCTGAAGTGTGGGAGAACGTACCTCGGAGCCAGACGTACAGCAATCATCCTCAGGCAATTTTTGTGTCACAAGAGTTGATAATCTCTCCACAGACCCGAGTCTGTCATTATCAACCTGCGATGACAAGAGGCCCCCAACACAGGACCCTGAGACAAGAACAAAGTCTTCTTCCACATCACTAGTGTACGAAGGCATCTGCGCGTAACTCTGATGATGCAAAATAGGTTGCCCCTCGGGGGAAAACCCCTTGGTCCTGAGCCACCACTATAATGGTGTTATGTACAGTAAGCCAAGAGGAATCTTTGACCTTGCTTATGGCTTAGAGAATAGACTGAATACAAGCAGGAGTCAGATGTGTCTGCACTGTTGAGCTGATGTTAAGTTGAGTCCCACACCACTGGAAGAAAAGTGGTTCTCTGTAGTGGAGTAGTGGAGAAAGCGCACCCTTCTTAGAGTTCAGTTTTAACCTCAAGCACCTCATGTGGGCAAGACTGATATTTCTATGCTGAGCCACCATTTCCTCAGACTGAGCTACAGTACAATCAGCCactcatttatataatttataaccaAGATACTCTGGAGTCACAGATGGCACAGATCTAAAATCGGATGTAAACCTCTGACCTTTTTTTGGAACTACAATGTGCAATGTTCTTTGGTGCATCCTGAGTAGTATGCTTGATGTCCTAAAGCAGATGGCAGGAAACTACCAGCTCCCCTTACTTAATGCCCATGAGGTTTaaccagacagagagagagcctaacctattatatttacaatttttaaataaatgcgttaaaatgacaaacttttaaatattacatttattaagaaataattattacaaattttaagCCATCAATAATTTGACAATcatcatctaaataaaataagtacattttctgtgaaaaaacaaaacaaaaaacaaacaaaacaacaacaacaacaaactcttCAAATCTGCCTATTAAGTGAATGGGCTAATAAACTGTGCCCATTTTCTACATATTTGAATGTTTCCGATTTGCGTTTTCGTCTCTGTGATTGGTGGTCCAGCTATGAAATCTCAGAGGGCCAAGCAATAGTACATAAATAGGAGCGTAATttcaaatgacagaaaaattTACCAATCATATTTTTCTTCTAAATAGGTGGGCCTAGGACAACAGGTAACACGCACACCGGACACGTcactttcagttcagttcaagacTGCAGTACAAAACATTATCTATTCCCCAAACAGTCAAAACTTTACTTCAAGAATGAGCAAGTCGTGTCCATTATAGTttggtgataaaaaaaataaataaataaaaaacagtaaacgGGATGAGAAATTGGCAAAGATAACTTTTAGAAGAGTACACCCCAATGAGGGCAGGGAGAGAGGTCCAAGGCTCAAGAGTCACAGTGCACTACTGCAACCAGATAAGTGTCTCTGTTGCCATCATTGCTGCAATGGAGCAGCCAATAGCACAGGCCTATAGTACTTCCCCCTTCcccctaaaaaaaagaaaaaaaaaaaaaagtggtccaaTGCAACTCCTGAACTGCGTTGGGTCCCTAAGCAGGGCAGTCTGACGGACCCATCTTAAACTCCTCAGCAAGCTCCATTTGCGACCCCCAATTATCTAAGCTGCTGCTCTGCCTTGACATATGCCCATGATGTACTGTAGCG is a genomic window of Cyprinus carpio isolate SPL01 chromosome B15, ASM1834038v1, whole genome shotgun sequence containing:
- the LOC109068791 gene encoding olfactory receptor 52K1; protein product: MILQSLNITLVFTSYGPPGALNYGVFVISLVVYLTTVFANITLMLVICLDTSLHKPMYIFLFNLAVNGLIGSSAVLPKILENLIDDIKDILYTDCILQVFFINVYGTCAYAILTLMAYDRYVSICKPLQYHNIMTPAKIRLLLFIVYCVPVCSLAVQVYLTSRLPMCRYTINKLFCDNLAVVNLSCVKNTWGDLYGICLVLIFVVLPLIFVILSYVRILFVSLKASVSARKKALKTCTPHLITFINFSLASLFSVIYNRFNINLSKEVNVFMSIHFILIPPLLHPLIYGIRTKEISNSITKIFQRKILALSFNLKTEQRCNDALFISTK